AATAATATAAGTTTTCATTGTTTTAATAGAAGATTTTCGTTTGTACTAGTTGATTAAGTTGTTCTGCAGACTGCATAATCTCGTTTTTCATATCATAGATCTGGAGAGCTGTCTCACGATAGCTATCCATAAAGTCTGTAAATTCAATAAGGTTGACATTTCCCTTTCTGAAATTGGTCATCATCCCATTATACACCAGATCCATATTTTGCAGATCCGTAGTTTTAATATCCAATAACTGATCGTATTGTGCTTTCCAGGTTTTATAGGCAGACTGCACTTTGGTTTCAAGTGTTAATTTTTGAAAGTCTGCATTTTTTTGATTCTGCTGAATTGCATAGTTGGCTTTTTCCACATTTCCCTGGTTTATTCTCCATAAAGGAAGGGGAATCCCCAACGTGAGGTTTGCTTCATTATTAAAGGTTCCTCCTGCCTGATCCCATGCTGCACCTACATTCAGATCCGGAACATTTAATGATTTTTGCCATTGGGCATATAGTTTACTATTATCAATCAGTTTTAAATTGTACCGATAGTCTGCATTATTTTCTAATGCTTTGCTCTTCAACTCCTCTTCTTCACCAAAAGGCTGGGCCGCCAAGGCTTCCTTAGCTTCTGCCTCAGACATCAAGGGTTCTATATCTTCCGTAATTCCTGTAAGAACTTTTAAGTTTTGCTCAAATTCAAGAATATTCTTGTTAATTTCAAGCTTGTCATGATTCAATTGGATGACAAGACTCTGAAGCCTCACAGCATCCTTAAGGGAAACATTTCCCTTTGCCGACTGTATACGATAAGCGCTTAGGAGATCATTCATATACCCTAGCTGCTTTTCTGTATTATCAAGTTTTAGTCTTTCGTAGTAAAGATTGAAGTACGTGGTACGTAGCTGAGTTCTTAAATCAACAAGAAGCTGTGAAAACTGAAGCTGTGCTAATTCTTTATTGGATTTTGCAAAAGCAATTTCATTTTTCTTTTTACCACCCATATAAATTAACTGAGTGATTCCTGCCCCTTTGGAGTGCCCAACATCAAAAAACTTCTTGCCCTGCGGATTATAAGCATTGAACTGCCCGCTCAGCTGTGGGAGTTCCCAAATCTTAGCCTGCAAAATATCAGCATCAGCCATATTGATGTTGTATTGTTCAGCGAGCAGCTGGAGGTTGTTCTTTTGAAATGCTTCTTCACAATCCAAAAGAGACATTTGCTGTTGTGCCGCCATGAATGAGGAAACGGCTAGACATAGCACTGCAATTCTGTTCATTATTTTTCTTTTTAAAATACAAAATTGCTTGGATGTGATTAAAAGAAACTTAAATGAGGCTTAAAAAAATATTAAAATCGCCTTAAACAGGGTATTTCCAAAAAGAATTAATAAAATAGGGAGAATTATTTTATTCCCCAACCTTTGAATTTTTTCTAAAGTTTAATCTTTTGTTTAACAAAAAATGCCTTTAACTTTTGAGAGTAAAAATAAAAGGAACTTATTTCTTGAAAATTATAGTGAATTTGTTCATGTATGCGGAGGGAGAAGAATATATGATCTCGGCATCATGATATTCCAGAATTCTTTTGACAATTCTAAGTCCTAAACCGGAACCGGATATATTCTGGGCATTATTTCCACGGGTAAAAGCTTCGAATAGCTTGGTTTGTTCTTCTTCGGAAATAGTATCACCATGAGAAATAACTTCAACACTAAGGTTCTCATTGGTCTCCGTAATCAGGA
This genomic interval from Chryseobacterium joostei contains the following:
- a CDS encoding TolC family protein — translated: MNRIAVLCLAVSSFMAAQQQMSLLDCEEAFQKNNLQLLAEQYNINMADADILQAKIWELPQLSGQFNAYNPQGKKFFDVGHSKGAGITQLIYMGGKKKNEIAFAKSNKELAQLQFSQLLVDLRTQLRTTYFNLYYERLKLDNTEKQLGYMNDLLSAYRIQSAKGNVSLKDAVRLQSLVIQLNHDKLEINKNILEFEQNLKVLTGITEDIEPLMSEAEAKEALAAQPFGEEEELKSKALENNADYRYNLKLIDNSKLYAQWQKSLNVPDLNVGAAWDQAGGTFNNEANLTLGIPLPLWRINQGNVEKANYAIQQNQKNADFQKLTLETKVQSAYKTWKAQYDQLLDIKTTDLQNMDLVYNGMMTNFRKGNVNLIEFTDFMDSYRETALQIYDMKNEIMQSAEQLNQLVQTKIFY